TGAATGGCTACCTCGAAGTTGCGCTCGACCCGGTCCTGCAGGTCAGGGTCAGCCACGTACTCCTCAAGGGACGTGCCGGCTACCTTCTCCAGCCGATCCAGTCGCTTCTCGATCACGCCCAGAAGCCGCAGCACTGTCGCGACCTCCGCCACCAAACCGTCCCTCCTTGACCCGATGCAGCATGGCACGAGTGAAGAGCTCCCTCACCGGCCCCATGTCGATCCACCGGCGGACGTGCTCCACGTAGAAGAGCGCACGTGCCCTCTCGTCGCGACAGAAAAGGAGCCGGCCATGCCGAAGCACGTTGTGGGCCAGAGCGAGAGGGGCGTGGTTTAGCACGACCACGTCAACCGGGCGCCGCACCGCAGCCTCCAGCTCTGCCGCCAATTCGAGACCCCGGTCCAACGCCGCCACCGGATCGGGATCGCGGGACGCAACGTGCACAAGCCAGACGGCCACATCGATGTCACTGGTCGCTCGCGCCCGCCCCTTGGCCATAGAGCCGAAGAGATAGGCGAAGGCAACGTCGTCCTGGGCAACGAGAATGTCCCGCAGCACCTCGGTCAGGTGTGCGGGCGTCTGCCCGGCAGGTCTTACGACCGGGTGATGCTGCCCTGTGCGCTTCACGGTGGCCATAACTCGTTCACGGACGCGATCATATCACGGCAAGGCCAAGGAGCGACCGGCTCGCCCGGCGCAGCCTCGGGGCCGGAGAAGAGAAGCCGAGCCGCACCCGATCACGGCTCGGGCCTTTTCTCGTCCAGCGGTGGACCCGGCATCGTGTTGGCCGACGGGCCAACCGCCAACCTCGACGACGGGAGCAGCGTCTGGGCGCCCGAGGCGCGACACCGAGTCACCGGCGCCGTAACGGCTTCGTTTCGGCTCGTCGTGTTCCAGGGCGGCACTTCCACGGAGTACGGCGCCTCGCCGCGCGCATGGAGCGTGCAGGTGAGCCTGGCCAGTTCCTTGGAATGATTGGCGACGAACGGAAAGGAAGGGAAAGCCATGAGCGACAGCGTTCTGGCATACGGGGTGCTGGCAGCCATCTGTCTTGGCCTACTGGTATCGGCTGCGGCGGCATCGCCCGCGCTCGGGCGCCCCTTTGTGGCGCCCCTTGTCGATTTGGACGCTCTGGTCGTGGGGGCGGAGGCGGGCGTTGAGACGCTCCCTTACGATGCCCGAGTGGCGGCTGGCGTCGGTTGGGGCTTCGAGACCGCACGGCTCCACTGGCGGCTGCGGGCCGGCCTGCCGCTGGGCTTGAGCGCCACGGCCCGGCTGGGCTACCAGGACTGGCCGGAAGGGTACCTCCTGGGGCAGGCCCGGGAACAGGGGTTCGAAGGCGCTTTCTCGTGGGAACCCAACTGGCGTACCCAGGTGGCCGGGCGGCTGTTTTACGGGCGCGTGGGACAGACCGCCGAACTCCTCGACCGGCAGGTGAGCTATGGCTGGTTGCAGCACGACGGCCGCCTCGTCTATTCGTGGCCCCTCGAGGTGCGGGCGAGGACGGAAGTCGTGTACGGGCGGGCAGCCCCCTACCCTCCTGCAGCGGGGCAGGACGGGTCCTTCTATGCCCTCAGCGTGACGTTGCCGGTGCGCCTTGAGCACCTGCACGTCATCCCGCGCCTGGGCTACTCGGCGGGAGAGCAGGTGCTGCCGGGTTTCCGCTACCGGCTCGGGGGCTATGGCGACGGCTGGCTGCGGGCGTACGGACCGGGCGCTTTTTCGGGGCCCATCCTGCTCAACGGGACCGTCGAATACCGTAGGCCCTGGCTTGAGGCGCTACCGGTCCCGGTGCTCTCCCAGCTCGAAGGGGGGCCTTTCCTCGATGCCGGCACGACGGCCTCGCACGGCACCGCTTGGGTCCAGCTCGAGTGGCAACACAGCTACGGCCTGACGGCGGCGTTACCGCTTTCCGGCATCCTGCTGGGGATGGACCTGGCCTGGAACGAGCAGGGCCACTTTCGGGCCGGGCTGCGGGCGAGCGACGAGTTTTGAGGAGTGGTGCGGGATGGCCGCCATCGTGGTAGAGGGGCTCGTCAAGCGATACCGGGATCTGTTGGCCGTCGACGGCGTCAGCTTCACGGTCGAGGACGGGGAGATCTTCGCGCTCCTCGGCCCCAACGGCGCGGGCAAGACGACGACGCTCGAAATCCTGGAGGGCCTGCGGACGGCGGACGCAGGGAGAGCAGTGGTGGCGGGCGTGGACGTGCGGCGCCACCCGCGGCAGGTGAAGGCGCGCATCGGAGTCCAGCTCCAGGACGCCGGGTTCTTCAATTTGCTCACCGTGCAGGAGACGGTCGGGCTGTTTGCCAGCTTCCATCCCCACCCTCGCCCGGTGGAGAGCGTGCTCGAAGAACTGAGCCTGCAAGAAAAGCGCCGGGCGCTGGTACGGGACCTGTCGGGCGGCCAGCGCCAGCGACTCTCCATCGCGTGCGCCCTGGTGGGCGACCCCCACATCCTTTTCCTTGATGAGCCGACCACCGGCCTCGACCCGCAGGCCCGGCGCGCGCTGTGGGAGGTGATCCGGGAAATCCGCAACCGGGGGCGCACGGTGGTGCTGACCACCCATTATATGGAAGAGGCTCAGGTGCTGTGCGATCGGGTGGCCATCATGGATCGCGGGCGGTTGCTGGCCGCCGGCACCCCTGACGAACTCATCGGCCGATTCGTGCCGGAAGACCGCATTCACGTCGCCCTCGGGCCGCAGGCGGCCAGCGCCGCCGCCGAGTCGCTGCCGGGCGTCAGCCGGGTAGATAAGGGCGAGAACGGAACGGTGGTGCTGGTCACACGGCAGGTCGCCGTCGTGCTCCAGCACCTGGTCTCGACGGCATCGGGCGGTCAGCTGGACCTGGCCAGCCTCCGGGTCGACCGGGGCACCCTGGAAGACGTCTTTTTGCAGCTCACCGGGCGCAGGCTGCGGGATTGAAGGGCGGGCGTACGATGCGAGGCTTTCTTGCGGTGGCGGCCATGAGCTTTCGGGTCTGGTGGCGGGACCGATCGTCCGCCTTCTGGGGCGTGGTCTTTCCTCTCATGTTGATGGGACTCCTGGGTAGCGCCTTTGGACGGCCGGAGTCGCTGACCTTCACGGTGGGGTTCGTCGGGCCGGCGGCCTCGGAGGGGGGCGATGTTCCGGGTTCCCTGGCATCCGTCGTGCGGCAGGCGCTGGGCGCCGTTCCGGTCCTCAAAGTCGTGGATGAACCCCGGGAGCAGGCCCTGGCTACCCTGCGCAAGGGGGACCGGACCCTGGTGGTGGAGGTGGCGCCGGAGACGGCGGGTGGGACGGCAGGCGCAGGGCGGCCTCTCAGGGTCGACCTCTACTTCGACGAGGCGCACGAGCAGGCGGGACAGGCTGCCATTGCGGTGGTGCAGGAGGCGCTGCGGCGCATCGAGCAGGCGATGACTGGTGCCCCCCGGCTCTTTTCGGTGTCGACGTACTCGGTGACGGGGCGGCAGTTTCGCATGTTCGACTTTCTGCTACCGGGCGTCATGGCCATGAGCATCATGCAGACGGGGCTTTTGGGAGTGAGCTGGTCCATCGCCGACTACCGGGAGCGGCGGGTGCTCAAACGGGTGCTGGCCACGCCTTTTCATCCGATGGGCTTTTTGGGCGGGCTGTTGACCCGGTTCACGCTGGTGACGCTGCTGCAGTCCGTGCTTATCTTCACGGTTGGCGTCTACGGGTTCGGAGCCAGGGTGGTCGGGAGCGTGTGGGTGCTCTTCTTGCTGGCCGGCCTGGGGTCCGTGGCGTTCCTATCCGTGGGGCTGGCCATCTCCACGCTGGCCCCCACCGCCGAGTCGGCCAACATCATCGGGAGCCTGCTCAACTTCCCCATGATGTTTCTTTCGGGCACCTTCTGGCCCAAGGAGATCATGCCGGCGTTCATGCAGCCCCTCGTGGGGGTGTTGCCGCTCACGCCCTTGATCGACAGCATGCGGGCGGTCTCCACGGAGGGAGCGAGCCTGGCACCGTATGCAGGGGGGCTCCTTTATCTGGCGGCGTGGGGAGGGGCGGCCCTCGCCATCGCTGCCTGGCGGTTCCGGTGGGAATGACCGCCCGGCGTGTACCGATAGGGGCGGCAAAAGAGGCAGGGTTCGCACGGGCCTGGGTGGAGCCCGCCGTGGGACGCCAGGACGCTGGGGGAGTTCGCACGGGCGGCCGAGGCCGCCGGATGGGACGGAGTGTTCCTCGAAGACTAGATCGTCTACCAGGGCAAGCACGGCACCCCCACGTACGACCCCTGGATCGCTCTGGCGGCCATGGCGATGCGCACGGAGCGGATTCGTTTGGGAACGCTGGTCACGCCCTTGAGCCGGCGCCGCCCGTGGAAAGTGGCGCGGGAGAGCGTGACGATCGACCACCTGTCCGGCGGGCGGCTGGTGCTCGGCGTGGGGCTGGGGGACGGGAACGACGCTGCGTTTACCGATTTCGGCGAAACGTCCGACCTGCGCACCCGGGCCAGGATGCTGGACGAGGCGCTGGAGGTGTTGGCGGGGCTGTGGAGCGGCCGGCCGTTCAGCTTTGAGGGGGAGTTTTACCGGGTCAAAGAGATCACGCTGCTGCCCCCGCCTCTCCAGCGGCCCCGTCCCCCCATCTGGGTCGGAGGGATCTGGCCTCGCAAGGGCGCGGTGCGGCGGGCGGCGCGATGGGACGGGGCGAGCTTCTACAAACTGCCCGGTGAGACGCTTTCTGACGAGATGACCGCAGAGGACGTGGGGGCGCTGAAGGCGTCCATACAGGCCTTCCGGAAGAACGACGCGCCCTTTGACATCGTCATCGGAGGCAACGCCCGTCGGGGCGACTGGGAGGCCGAGCGGCTCCTCATCCGATCGGCGGCCGAGGCGGGCGCCACGTGGTGGGTGGAGTGGGTGCCTCCGGGCGAACCCGGCGCCATGCTGCAGTGTATCACCTGCGGCCCTCTGCGGTTTGACGCGTGATCGCAGAGCCGAAGCCCTGGACACCGAGGGCAACATCCCGCACCCACGCTGCATCCTCGGGGGAGAGCGGCGGGGGCGGGTCGGACTTATAGTCGATGCGTAGCGCGTAGCCCCCGTCCTCGTATACGCGGTCCAGCGCGGCCTTTCAGACCACCGGGGGTTCAGGATCCCCCGGACGCAGCAGCAACGGGAAGACGGGAATGGCATCGCGTACGCCAAACACGTACATGTCGGCGTCCGGATAGCGAACGGCGCGGCTGACGAGAATGCTGTAGATCCCTGGCCTACGGGGCTGCTCAACCGGCATGGGGTCGCCCGCCCGTAACAGATCGATTTCCACGAGGTTGGTCCCGGAGTCGAAGATGACCGCTCTCTTGTCGAGATACGAGCGCCTCCCATTGCCCGGCTGCTTGTTCGAATGGGAGAGGAGCTCGATAACCGTGATGACTTCGCCACCTGACGCATCCCGGATTTCCAGATAAGGTTCGCGCTCCACCTGCGGCCCGGGAAGACGAACGGTGGCCGGATCCCGCCCTGCTGCAGCCGCCGGTGCGGCGTAGCTCGCCACCTCAGTCTCCTGGGCAACCGTCACGTCCGGGCGCCCCTCGAAGCGCTGGCGGCGGCCAGCTTGCCCGGCGAGCGCGTACATGCGCTCTTCGACCTCGACGTAATAGCGCGGGCGGATTTGGGGGCCGATGAGGTTCGCCAACGCTACAACGAGCCGATGATGCACGCTCGGCCATAGGGCAGCCTGTTCCAGATAGGGATCCATACCTGGAAACGGGGATGGCATCCGCACCGGCCTCCCTTCTTCCCGACGCGTCCTCCCATTCGCCCGAAGGACCGCCCGCGCCTTCCCCACAGCCTCTACCCGTAAGGGCATTGTCGCCGTCAGGCCGTTTTGGATGCCAGGAAGAAGGCCCGCGCCGGGCCGTAGGGTTCGTGCACGGATACCTGTCGAAAGCCTGCCCGTTCGAGGGCGCTTCGCACCTCGTCCTGGGAGTACTCGCGCTGGAACAGGCTCACGTCCTTACGTCGCCAGCTCCCCCTCTCCAGCCGGAACAGTGTGAAGTCCATGCGGGCCAATCGCTTTGACGGATCGTAGCTGGAGCGGGAGATGAACGCGTGGTCATCCCCCACCCGGGCCTCCATCCCGCCGGCCCAGCGGGTCTTGTATCCCAGCTCCGTGTTGAGGTCGAACAGAAAGAGCCCACCGGGTAATAGCGCCGCGTGGACGTTTCGAAAAGCGGCCGTGAGTTCGTCCAGGGACATGACGTGGTTGAGGCTGTCGTAGAGGGACAGCGCGGCATGGAAGGTGCGGGAGAGGCTGAACGAACGGGCG
The nucleotide sequence above comes from Bacillota bacterium. Encoded proteins:
- a CDS encoding ABC transporter permease produces the protein MRGFLAVAAMSFRVWWRDRSSAFWGVVFPLMLMGLLGSAFGRPESLTFTVGFVGPAASEGGDVPGSLASVVRQALGAVPVLKVVDEPREQALATLRKGDRTLVVEVAPETAGGTAGAGRPLRVDLYFDEAHEQAGQAAIAVVQEALRRIEQAMTGAPRLFSVSTYSVTGRQFRMFDFLLPGVMAMSIMQTGLLGVSWSIADYRERRVLKRVLATPFHPMGFLGGLLTRFTLVTLLQSVLIFTVGVYGFGARVVGSVWVLFLLAGLGSVAFLSVGLAISTLAPTAESANIIGSLLNFPMMFLSGTFWPKEIMPAFMQPLVGVLPLTPLIDSMRAVSTEGASLAPYAGGLLYLAAWGGAALAIAAWRFRWE
- a CDS encoding ABC transporter ATP-binding protein, with the protein product MAAIVVEGLVKRYRDLLAVDGVSFTVEDGEIFALLGPNGAGKTTTLEILEGLRTADAGRAVVAGVDVRRHPRQVKARIGVQLQDAGFFNLLTVQETVGLFASFHPHPRPVESVLEELSLQEKRRALVRDLSGGQRQRLSIACALVGDPHILFLDEPTTGLDPQARRALWEVIREIRNRGRTVVLTTHYMEEAQVLCDRVAIMDRGRLLAAGTPDELIGRFVPEDRIHVALGPQAASAAAESLPGVSRVDKGENGTVVLVTRQVAVVLQHLVSTASGGQLDLASLRVDRGTLEDVFLQLTGRRLRD
- a CDS encoding nucleotidyltransferase domain-containing protein, which produces MKRTGQHHPVVRPAGQTPAHLTEVLRDILVAQDDVAFAYLFGSMAKGRARATSDIDVAVWLVHVASRDPDPVAALDRGLELAAELEAAVRRPVDVVVLNHAPLALAHNVLRHGRLLFCRDERARALFYVEHVRRWIDMGPVRELFTRAMLHRVKEGRFGGGGRDSAAASGRDREATGSAGEGSRHVP
- a CDS encoding class I SAM-dependent methyltransferase gives rise to the protein MTTDTYRDYDELAWFYNRYWGEFSVRVWPVVRGLVLCDLPAGASILDVCCGTGQMARLLTERGYSVTGLDGSPEMLAFARENAPRAEFTVAHARSFSLSRTFHAALSLYDSLNHVMSLDELTAAFRNVHAALLPGGLFLFDLNTELGYKTRWAGGMEARVGDDHAFISRSSYDPSKRLARMDFTLFRLERGSWRRKDVSLFQREYSQDEVRSALERAGFRQVSVHEPYGPARAFFLASKTA
- a CDS encoding LLM class flavin-dependent oxidoreductase, with amino-acid sequence MVYQGKHGTPTYDPWIALAAMAMRTERIRLGTLVTPLSRRRPWKVARESVTIDHLSGGRLVLGVGLGDGNDAAFTDFGETSDLRTRARMLDEALEVLAGLWSGRPFSFEGEFYRVKEITLLPPPLQRPRPPIWVGGIWPRKGAVRRAARWDGASFYKLPGETLSDEMTAEDVGALKASIQAFRKNDAPFDIVIGGNARRGDWEAERLLIRSAAEAGATWWVEWVPPGEPGAMLQCITCGPLRFDA